Part of the Quercus lobata isolate SW786 chromosome 6, ValleyOak3.0 Primary Assembly, whole genome shotgun sequence genome, GTTTAAAAGCACAGTCTATTCAACAATCAAACCTACCATAAGTTTGTGCTCTTCCACACATATTGTctattttgctagttttttttttttttttgataagtaataaggaTTCATTGATATCAAAATAAGAGAGACACCAAAGTACACAGGAAGTATACAGGGGAGAACAATTTAAAAACGAAAATTACAAAAGTCAAGTAAATCcaaaatagtagaaaaaggATGGTTTCTCCACACAAAGAACCAGTCAAATAAGGATCGGAGAAAAAGAAGCTTGAGATCAGGCATGGAACGCTCAATGTCTTCAAAACACCTATTatttctctccttccaaatacaccacatcaaacaaagagGAACGACCTTCCAAATATCTCCATTACGATGGCGACCAAAACGACCTTGCCAGCAAGCAAAGAGCCCAACAACAGACAAAGGCATGACCcaactaactccaaataaaccaaaaaccatatcccaTAGCTCCGAAGCAACCGGGCAATGAAGGAGAAGATGGTCAACACTTTCActattacacttgcacataaaacaccaatccaaaatgcaaacctttcttttccttaaattgtcaattgtcaGACATTTCTCCAAGGCTGCGGTCCAGACAAAAAAAGCCACTCTAGAGGGgatcttctgcttccaaatgcttttccaagggaaaaacTGCTCACTATGTCCAACAAGAAGATGGTAGTATGCACTAACCATGAACCCCTTACTCTTACAAGGCAGCCAACATATTCTAAAACACATTTCTACAATACAAGATATCTATGTCGGAAACTTAAATAACTCTAAATAATACTGTATGCCTAGTGTTATATACAAAAACACATGTAGACAGTTCTGTTTCTGTGCTTAGAGGTAAAGACATTGCATCTACAATATATTTAATTGGTAAATTACACACCCAGTGGGTTTTAACAAACAACCCAACTCTccacaaatttttctaaaagGAAGACCCTTCACCCATTTTTCTAAAAGGAGGAAGTGctatttgagctagagctcattgacATCGAGAAAATATGGATGAGATGAAGAAcaggaatctttttttttttttttttttgcagcaCTTGTAAACAAAAAGCTCCATCAAAATCCATCTTACGGTTCCCAACTTGTAGAACATGAAACTAGAAGCTTCTAAAACTATTTATTACCATCAAAATCCTCACCATCACCTTCTAAATTGTAGCAATAAAAACAACATGACCACTCACTAACAAGAAAAGAACATTGGAAAGATAAAAGACATCATTCCAATGGATGTGGATAGTATTAATCAGTTTtacaaaacaaatttaataacaaaaggGCCTTAGCTATGAAGTCAATGTAGGTGCTGAAAATAGTTACAGCACATATGGAAATCTATAGAGTTTCTTATCCTGAACCttgttaaaatatttacataACCATGACCAATCATCTTAAATATGTACATATAAAGAAACTCAATGCAACTCAATGAAGCTACAAGAATAATTTTGCAACCAACCTTATACAAAAACCATAACTATAATTAATAGTGAAACAATTTTCTGTGCGCCAACAAGAAGTTAACAAAAGAATTAAACACTACCTACCTACAAAGAATGAAAGCCACACTAGCTTATATAAAATCAATTCTTTTGTaccaaaatacaataaaaacaaGAATAATAAGCCATACACTTCATTCCAACTCAAGCTCAGAAAGCGTCCGCATCTGCATTGTCTCGGATTCAAGCTCTGCAAGCAAAGGCCCACTGGCCTCACCACGCCTCAAATTCTGGTTACTTGACGACAACCCAAACAACACAATGGTAACAACAAACACCAAAACTGCATGCACAGTGAACAAAAGATGCATCAAAGCAACACCTCTCAACCCGTCCTCCTCAAGATCACATTGCACATCAGCATCTCCTTTAGCCAGCATAACCGACATTTTTCGACACCCTTTTAGACCAAAAGCATCAGTGTACAAAGACAAACCCGTTTGCAAAACCCAAGTACCCTTCAAAACCAATCCAAAAGATAAcaagaactcggcaaaaaacgCTGCAGGCTTTACCGACAAATAAAAGCAAGAAGCGGCACAAAGAAGCGTCAAACCACCCAACAAATCATAGACAGAGGCAAAGACACCTGTGATTCCTTTACCAATCACTGAAAACTCGATGAGAAATGAAATTCCAGCGAATAAGAAGACAAAGGATTCGTTGATGAGTAAAGGGTCGGTGTGTTCACGAGAAATGACGAGAAGGATGAAGACCCAAAAGAGGAAAAGCGTGAAGGCTTGGTGGAAGAATGCAAATCGGTAAGTGGGGTGGCCTGAGAAagttaagaagaagaagaattcaGAGAAAGAGGCAATGGGGAGAGCAATGATGAGAGTGTAGAAATCGAAGTTTTTCCATCTGGGTTCGGAGAAATACCATGGTTTTGAGCGGTAAACAGATGGGTTTTTCAGGTAGAGAGAGGAGGAGAATAGGAGGCGACGGATACCTAGGGGGATGAGGAACAAGAAAGCTGAGAAATGGGTTGCTAATGATGCCATGATT contains:
- the LOC115994988 gene encoding uncharacterized protein LOC115994988, with translation MASLATHFSAFLFLIPLGIRRLLFSSSLYLKNPSVYRSKPWYFSEPRWKNFDFYTLIIALPIASFSEFFFFLTFSGHPTYRFAFFHQAFTLFLFWVFILLVISREHTDPLLINESFVFLFAGISFLIEFSVIGKGITGVFASVYDLLGGLTLLCAASCFYLSVKPAAFFAEFLLSFGLVLKGTWVLQTGLSLYTDAFGLKGCRKMSVMLAKGDADVQCDLEEDGLRGVALMHLLFTVHAVLVFVVTIVLFGLSSSNQNLRRGEASGPLLAELESETMQMRTLSELELE